The Streptomyces spororaveus genome includes a region encoding these proteins:
- a CDS encoding helix-turn-helix transcriptional regulator: MSDRQLWSYKEIAAHIRVQPDTVRSYRKHGLLPAPDHVEGGKPYWYADTVRAWVARRPGNRGRRED; this comes from the coding sequence ATGAGCGACCGACAGCTGTGGTCGTACAAGGAGATCGCCGCCCACATCCGGGTCCAACCGGACACCGTGCGGTCCTACCGCAAGCACGGGTTGCTGCCCGCGCCGGACCATGTGGAGGGCGGCAAACCCTACTGGTACGCCGATACCGTGCGCGCCTGGGTGGCCCGCCGGCCCGGGAACCGGGGCCGGCGCGAGGACTGA
- a CDS encoding Gfo/Idh/MocA family protein has protein sequence MSTLGIAVIGTGKMGADHVRRIGRTVGGARVVAVADPDGDRVKEVAGTLDGATAHTDPAAAIAAPGVQAVLIASPGPAHEEAILHALERELPVLCEKPLTPDPAGALRVMEAEQRLGRRLVQVGFMRRYDAEYTRLKELLDAGGIGRPLFLHCRHRNASSPSFFTSDMLISDSVVHEVDAARWLLGQEITAVTVLSPRPSAAAPEGLSDPRLVLLETSGGAVVDVEIFVNCGFGYQVQCEAVGEAGSARIGDGHAMVVQSAGRWGGAIDQDFTVRFADAYDRQLRSWVAAARRGRVAGPDAWDGYAAAAVSEAGLAAARGGVRTAVELTERPALYR, from the coding sequence ATGAGCACGCTCGGCATCGCCGTCATCGGCACCGGGAAGATGGGCGCCGACCACGTCCGCCGGATCGGGCGGACGGTGGGCGGGGCCCGTGTGGTGGCCGTGGCCGACCCGGACGGGGACCGGGTCAAGGAGGTCGCGGGCACCCTGGACGGGGCGACGGCGCACACGGACCCGGCGGCCGCCATAGCCGCGCCCGGTGTCCAGGCCGTGCTGATCGCCTCGCCCGGACCCGCGCACGAGGAGGCGATCCTGCACGCCCTGGAGCGGGAGCTGCCGGTGCTGTGCGAGAAGCCGCTGACCCCGGACCCGGCGGGGGCGCTGCGCGTCATGGAGGCCGAACAGCGGCTGGGGCGGCGCCTGGTGCAGGTGGGGTTCATGCGGCGGTACGACGCCGAGTACACACGGCTGAAGGAGCTGCTGGACGCGGGCGGGATCGGGCGTCCGCTCTTCCTGCACTGCCGGCACCGCAATGCCTCCTCGCCGTCGTTCTTCACGAGCGACATGCTGATCAGCGACTCGGTGGTGCACGAGGTGGACGCGGCCCGCTGGCTGCTGGGGCAGGAGATCACCGCGGTCACCGTGCTCTCGCCCCGGCCCTCGGCGGCCGCCCCGGAGGGGCTGAGCGATCCCCGGCTGGTGCTGCTGGAAACCTCCGGCGGGGCCGTCGTCGACGTGGAGATCTTCGTCAACTGCGGTTTCGGCTACCAGGTGCAGTGCGAGGCGGTGGGTGAGGCGGGCAGTGCCCGGATCGGTGACGGGCACGCGATGGTGGTGCAGTCGGCGGGCCGGTGGGGCGGCGCGATCGACCAGGACTTCACGGTGCGCTTCGCCGATGCCTACGACCGCCAGCTGCGGAGCTGGGTGGCCGCGGCACGGCGCGGCCGGGTGGCGGGGCCCGACGCGTGGGACGGCTACGCGGCGGCCGCCGTCTCCGAGGCGGGCCTCGCGGCGGCACGCGGCGGCGTACGGACCGCGGTGGAGCTGACGGAACGCCCGGCCCTGTACCGCTGA
- a CDS encoding sugar phosphate isomerase/epimerase family protein, which yields MTSSPPALTRIRIGSAPDSWGVWFPDDPRQTPWERFLDEVADAGYEWIELGPYGYLPTDPGRLAEETAKRGLRVSAGTVFTGLHHGPSVWEDTWEHVSRIAALTRAMGAAHLVVIPSFWRDDKTGDVLEDRTLTPGQWRELTSQTERLGREVQDRYGLRIVVHPHADTHIDTPANVARFLDATDPGLVSLCLDTGHYAYCGGDSVRAVETFGERIGYLHLKQVDPRILAEVLAEELPFGPAVGRGVMCEPPSGVPALEPVLAAAQRLDVDLFAIVEQDMYPCSPDRPLPIARRTRAYLRSCGAR from the coding sequence ATGACGTCCTCCCCGCCCGCGTTGACCCGTATCCGCATCGGTTCGGCTCCGGACTCCTGGGGTGTCTGGTTTCCCGACGATCCCCGGCAGACCCCGTGGGAACGCTTCCTCGACGAGGTCGCCGACGCCGGGTACGAGTGGATCGAACTCGGCCCCTACGGCTATCTGCCCACCGATCCCGGCCGCCTCGCCGAGGAAACGGCCAAGCGCGGGCTGCGCGTCTCGGCCGGCACCGTCTTCACCGGACTCCATCACGGGCCGTCCGTGTGGGAGGACACCTGGGAGCACGTGTCGCGGATCGCGGCGCTCACCCGGGCCATGGGCGCGGCCCATCTCGTGGTCATCCCCTCCTTCTGGCGGGACGACAAGACCGGGGACGTGCTGGAGGACCGCACCCTGACCCCGGGCCAATGGCGTGAACTGACCTCGCAGACCGAGCGCCTCGGCCGGGAGGTCCAGGACCGGTACGGGCTGCGGATCGTCGTCCACCCGCACGCCGACACCCACATCGACACCCCCGCGAACGTGGCCCGCTTCCTGGACGCCACCGACCCCGGGCTCGTCTCCCTCTGCCTGGACACGGGGCACTACGCGTACTGCGGCGGGGACAGCGTGCGGGCCGTGGAGACCTTCGGGGAGCGGATCGGCTACCTCCATCTCAAGCAGGTGGATCCGCGGATCCTCGCCGAAGTCCTCGCCGAGGAGCTGCCCTTCGGGCCGGCCGTGGGCCGCGGGGTGATGTGCGAACCGCCCTCGGGGGTGCCCGCGCTGGAACCGGTGCTCGCGGCGGCCCAGCGCCTGGACGTGGACCTCTTCGCCATCGTGGAGCAGGACATGTACCCCTGTTCGCCCGACCGTCCGCTGCCGATCGCCCGGCGCACCCGCGCCTACCTCCGGTCCTGCGGCGCCCGCTGA
- the iolC gene encoding 5-dehydro-2-deoxygluconokinase gives MTGTGDPFAFDLITMGRIGVDLYPLTAGIPLAEAETFGKFLGGSPTNVAVAAARLGRRVAVITRTGADPFGGYLRSELRGFGVDDRWVAEVPGLPTPVTFCEIFPPDHFPLYFYRSPKAPDLEIAVDEVDLTAVRAARVFWMTGTGLSEEPSRAATLAALEARARTGTTVFDLDWRPMLWREKPEPYYERALRSATVAVGNVEECAIATGESDPHAAARALLAAGVELAVVKRGPEGVLAVHRDGTVAEVPPVPVEVLNGLGAGDAFGGALCHGLLAGWELERVMRYANAAGAIVASRLACAAAMPFADEVEEVAGRAGGV, from the coding sequence GTGACCGGGACCGGCGATCCGTTCGCGTTCGACCTGATCACGATGGGCCGGATCGGGGTGGATCTCTACCCGTTGACGGCGGGCATACCACTGGCCGAGGCGGAGACGTTCGGCAAGTTCCTGGGCGGCTCCCCGACCAACGTGGCCGTCGCGGCGGCCCGCCTGGGGCGCCGGGTCGCGGTGATCACCCGTACCGGCGCAGACCCCTTCGGCGGGTATCTGCGCTCCGAACTGAGGGGGTTCGGGGTGGACGACCGGTGGGTCGCCGAGGTCCCCGGGCTCCCGACCCCCGTCACCTTCTGCGAGATCTTCCCGCCCGACCACTTCCCGCTGTACTTCTACCGGTCGCCCAAGGCCCCGGACCTGGAGATCGCGGTGGACGAGGTGGACCTGACGGCGGTACGGGCGGCCCGCGTCTTCTGGATGACGGGGACGGGCCTGAGCGAGGAGCCCTCCCGGGCGGCGACACTGGCGGCGCTGGAGGCCCGCGCCCGGACCGGGACGACGGTCTTCGACCTGGACTGGCGGCCGATGCTGTGGCGGGAGAAGCCCGAACCGTACTACGAGCGGGCGCTGCGCTCGGCGACCGTGGCCGTGGGCAACGTGGAGGAGTGCGCGATCGCCACGGGCGAGTCCGATCCGCACGCGGCGGCGCGGGCGCTCCTCGCCGCGGGTGTGGAACTGGCGGTGGTGAAGCGCGGCCCGGAGGGCGTGCTGGCGGTCCACCGCGACGGCACGGTCGCGGAGGTCCCACCGGTACCGGTGGAGGTGCTCAACGGGCTGGGCGCGGGAGACGCGTTCGGTGGGGCGCTGTGCCACGGGCTGCTGGCGGGGTGGGAACTGGAACGGGTGATGCGGTACGCGAACGCGGCCGGGGCGATCGTCGCCTCGCGGCTGGCGTGCGCGGCCGCGATGCCGTTCGCGGACGAGGTGGAGGAGGTGGCAGGGCGTGCCGGTGGTGTCTGA
- the iolB gene encoding 5-deoxy-glucuronate isomerase, with product MPVVSEWRMEWTRLMVLDLAPREVYAHACGEAEWIVLPLSGGCEVRCPNPAPTAFGARGPGQSPGNGPEVFQLHGRTGVFDGPTDFAYLPRDGHAEIEAAAGGRFALAGARCETRLPARYGPAGAVPVELRGAGHCSRQVNNFAAADSFPADRLIAVEVLTPGGNWSSYPPHKHDEHHPGEESRLEEIYYFEIAPHGDTPGLGYQRVTPSPAGKTDILTEVRTGDAVLIPDGWHGPSMAAPGHDMYYLNVMAGPGGTREWLIRDHPDHGWIRGTWDGQDIDPRLPYPTYPRAEDHR from the coding sequence GTGCCGGTGGTGTCTGAGTGGCGCATGGAATGGACGAGGCTGATGGTCCTCGACCTGGCCCCGAGAGAGGTGTACGCGCATGCGTGCGGGGAGGCGGAGTGGATCGTGCTCCCGCTGTCGGGCGGATGCGAGGTCCGCTGCCCGAATCCGGCCCCGACGGCGTTTGGGGCGCGGGGCCCGGGGCAGAGCCCCGGGAACGGACCGGAGGTGTTCCAACTGCACGGACGGACCGGGGTGTTCGACGGACCCACCGACTTCGCGTACCTGCCCCGGGACGGCCACGCCGAAATCGAAGCGGCCGCCGGAGGGCGCTTCGCCCTCGCCGGAGCCCGCTGTGAGACGCGCCTCCCCGCCCGCTACGGCCCGGCCGGAGCCGTCCCCGTGGAGCTCCGCGGCGCCGGTCACTGCTCCCGCCAGGTCAACAACTTCGCCGCCGCCGACTCCTTCCCCGCCGACCGTCTCATCGCCGTCGAGGTGCTCACGCCCGGCGGGAACTGGTCCTCGTACCCGCCCCACAAACACGACGAGCACCACCCCGGCGAGGAGTCCCGCCTGGAGGAGATCTACTACTTCGAGATCGCCCCGCACGGGGACACCCCCGGGCTCGGCTACCAGCGCGTCACCCCCTCCCCGGCCGGGAAGACCGACATCCTCACCGAGGTGCGCACCGGGGACGCGGTGCTGATCCCCGACGGCTGGCACGGGCCGTCCATGGCCGCCCCCGGGCACGACATGTACTACCTGAACGTCATGGCCGGACCGGGCGGGACCCGCGAGTGGCTCATCCGCGACCACCCCGACCACGGCTGGATCCGCGGCACCTGGGACGGCCAGGACATCGACCCCCGGCTGCCCTACCCCACGTACCCCCGAGCGGAGGACCACCGGTGA
- the iolD gene encoding 3D-(3,5/4)-trihydroxycyclohexane-1,2-dione acylhydrolase (decyclizing), whose protein sequence is MRLTVAQALVRFLSSQYTERDGHRHRLIAATWGIFGHGNVAGIGQALLESGPEAMPFLQGRNEQAMVHAAVGYARQCGRLSAHAVTTSIGPGATNLVTGAALATVNRIPVLLLPGDTFATRPADPVLQQLEVPYAGDLSVNDTLRPVSRHFDRITRPEALIPAALQAVRVLTDPVQTGAVTLALPQDVQAQAYDWPEEFFAERVWGVRRPRPDRHELARAAEAVRGSARPLIIAGGGIRHSEARAALAAFAEATGIPVAVTQAGKGVLPYGHPEDVGGIGHTGTSTAAALAREADLVIAAGTRLTDFTTASATLFQNPAVRFVGLNLDPYDAHKLAALPLVADAREGLDELRVAVAGHRTDPAYGAAYAAERGRWESRVERAYAVPEGQEDTAPTQAQVLGLLDSLVDGTDILINAAGSLPGDLHKLWRARSQDQYHVEYGYSCMGYEIPAAIGVALAAPGRPVWALVGDGTYLMNPTEIVTAVQEGIPIKVVILDNHGYASIGGLSGAVGGEGFGTAYRFRAAGSGYTGDPLPVDLAANAASLGMAVIRARTTRDLREALAEARTATRPTCVYVQTRTPDTVSGPPPAQAWWDVPVAETATRKAAATAREEYDRQAAQRRRHL, encoded by the coding sequence GTGAGGCTCACCGTCGCGCAGGCGCTCGTCCGCTTCCTGTCCTCCCAGTACACCGAGCGCGACGGGCACCGGCACCGGCTGATCGCCGCCACCTGGGGGATCTTCGGGCACGGGAACGTGGCCGGCATCGGCCAGGCCCTCCTGGAGTCCGGCCCCGAGGCCATGCCGTTCCTCCAGGGCCGCAACGAGCAGGCCATGGTGCACGCCGCCGTCGGATACGCCCGCCAGTGCGGCCGCCTCTCCGCGCACGCCGTCACCACCTCCATCGGGCCCGGCGCCACCAACCTCGTCACCGGCGCCGCCCTCGCCACGGTCAACCGGATCCCGGTCCTGCTGCTGCCCGGGGACACCTTCGCCACGCGGCCCGCCGACCCCGTGCTCCAGCAGCTGGAGGTGCCGTACGCCGGAGACCTCTCCGTCAACGACACCCTGCGCCCCGTCTCCCGCCACTTCGACCGGATCACCCGCCCCGAGGCCCTGATCCCGGCCGCCCTCCAGGCCGTACGGGTGCTCACGGACCCGGTGCAGACCGGGGCCGTCACCCTCGCGCTGCCGCAGGACGTGCAGGCGCAGGCGTACGACTGGCCCGAGGAGTTCTTCGCCGAGCGCGTGTGGGGCGTGCGCCGGCCCCGGCCGGACCGGCACGAGCTGGCCCGCGCCGCCGAGGCCGTACGGGGCTCCGCGCGCCCGCTGATCATCGCCGGCGGCGGGATCCGGCACAGCGAGGCCCGCGCGGCCCTGGCCGCCTTCGCCGAGGCCACGGGGATCCCGGTCGCCGTCACCCAGGCGGGCAAGGGCGTCCTGCCGTACGGGCACCCCGAGGACGTCGGCGGGATCGGCCACACCGGGACCTCCACCGCCGCCGCGCTCGCCCGGGAGGCCGACCTCGTCATCGCCGCCGGAACCCGGCTGACCGACTTCACCACCGCCTCCGCGACCCTCTTCCAGAATCCGGCCGTCCGCTTCGTCGGCCTCAACCTGGACCCGTACGACGCCCACAAACTCGCCGCCCTGCCCCTGGTCGCCGACGCCCGCGAGGGGCTCGACGAGCTCCGGGTCGCGGTCGCGGGCCACCGTACGGACCCGGCGTACGGGGCCGCGTACGCGGCGGAGCGGGGGCGCTGGGAGAGCCGCGTCGAGCGGGCCTACGCCGTCCCGGAGGGGCAGGAGGACACCGCGCCCACCCAGGCCCAGGTGCTCGGGCTGCTCGACTCCCTGGTCGACGGCACCGACATCCTGATCAACGCGGCCGGATCCCTCCCCGGAGACCTGCACAAGCTGTGGCGGGCCCGGTCCCAGGACCAGTACCACGTCGAGTACGGGTACTCCTGCATGGGCTACGAGATCCCCGCGGCCATCGGGGTGGCGCTGGCCGCCCCCGGCCGGCCCGTGTGGGCGCTGGTCGGCGACGGGACGTACCTGATGAATCCGACGGAGATCGTCACGGCCGTCCAGGAGGGGATCCCGATCAAGGTGGTGATCCTCGACAACCACGGCTACGCCTCCATCGGCGGCCTGTCGGGAGCGGTGGGCGGCGAGGGCTTCGGCACCGCGTACCGGTTCCGGGCGGCCGGCTCCGGCTACACGGGGGACCCCCTTCCGGTGGACCTCGCGGCCAACGCCGCCTCCCTCGGAATGGCCGTGATCCGCGCCCGCACCACGCGTGACCTGCGCGAAGCCCTCGCCGAGGCCCGCACCGCGACCCGCCCCACATGTGTCTACGTACAGACCCGAACGCCCGACACTGTGTCGGGCCCACCCCCGGCACAGGCGTGGTGGGATGTTCCTGTGGCCGAGACCGCGACCCGCAAGGCCGCCGCCACGGCCCGTGAAGAGTACGACCGGCAAGCCGCTCAGCGACGTCGCCATCTGTGA
- a CDS encoding CoA-acylating methylmalonate-semialdehyde dehydrogenase, giving the protein MKTVNHWIGGKTVEGASGNYGPVTDPATGEVTTQVALASADEVDAAVQVAREAFLTWGQSSLAARTKVLFAYRALLDANRDEIAALITAEHGKVHSDALGEVARGLEIVELACGITTQLKGELSTSVSNRVDVSSIRQPLGVVAGITPFNFPAMVPMWMFPLAVACGNTFILKPSEKDPSAANKLAELASEAGLPAGVLNVVHGDKVAVDALLAHPGIAAVSFVGSTPIARHIHTTASANGKRVQALGGAKNHMLVLPDADLDAAADAAVSAAYGSAGERCMAISAVVAVGAIGDELVEKIRERAEKIKIGPGNDPTSEMGPLITAAHRDKVASYVKGAADQGADVVLDGTGFTVEGNENGHWIGLSLLDRVKTDSDAYRDEIFGPVLCVLRAETYEEGVALINASPFGNGTAIFTRDGGAARRFQLEIEAGMVGVNVPIPVPVGYHSFGGWKDSLFGDHHIYGNDGIHFYTRGKVVTTRWPDPSEGHLGVDLGFPRNH; this is encoded by the coding sequence ATGAAGACCGTCAACCACTGGATCGGTGGCAAGACCGTCGAGGGCGCGTCGGGCAACTACGGCCCGGTCACCGACCCGGCCACCGGCGAGGTCACCACGCAGGTCGCGCTCGCCTCGGCCGATGAGGTCGACGCCGCGGTACAGGTCGCCCGGGAGGCCTTCCTCACCTGGGGCCAGTCCTCGCTGGCCGCCCGCACCAAGGTGCTGTTCGCCTACCGGGCCCTGCTGGACGCCAACCGCGACGAGATCGCCGCCCTGATCACCGCCGAGCACGGCAAGGTCCACTCGGACGCGCTGGGCGAGGTCGCCCGCGGCCTGGAGATCGTCGAGCTGGCCTGCGGCATCACCACCCAGCTCAAGGGTGAGCTGTCCACCTCCGTCTCCAACCGGGTGGACGTCTCCTCGATCCGCCAGCCGCTCGGCGTCGTCGCCGGCATCACCCCCTTCAACTTCCCGGCGATGGTCCCGATGTGGATGTTCCCGCTGGCCGTGGCCTGCGGAAACACCTTCATCCTCAAGCCGAGCGAGAAGGACCCGTCGGCCGCCAACAAGCTGGCCGAGCTGGCGAGCGAGGCCGGTCTGCCGGCCGGCGTGCTGAACGTGGTCCACGGCGACAAGGTGGCCGTCGACGCGCTGCTCGCCCACCCCGGCATCGCGGCCGTCTCCTTCGTCGGCTCGACCCCGATCGCCCGCCACATCCACACCACCGCCTCGGCCAACGGCAAGCGCGTCCAGGCCCTGGGCGGCGCCAAGAACCACATGCTGGTGCTGCCGGACGCCGACCTGGACGCCGCCGCCGACGCGGCCGTTTCCGCGGCCTACGGCTCGGCCGGCGAGCGCTGCATGGCGATCTCCGCCGTCGTGGCCGTCGGCGCGATCGGCGACGAGCTCGTCGAGAAGATCCGCGAGCGCGCCGAGAAGATCAAGATCGGCCCCGGCAACGACCCGACCTCCGAGATGGGCCCGCTGATCACCGCCGCCCACCGCGACAAGGTCGCCTCGTACGTCAAGGGCGCGGCCGACCAGGGCGCGGACGTCGTCCTCGACGGCACCGGCTTCACGGTCGAGGGCAACGAGAACGGGCACTGGATCGGCCTGTCGCTGCTGGACCGGGTGAAGACCGACTCCGACGCCTACCGCGACGAGATCTTCGGCCCGGTGCTGTGCGTGCTGCGCGCCGAGACCTACGAGGAGGGCGTGGCCCTCATCAACGCCTCGCCCTTCGGTAACGGCACCGCGATCTTCACCCGCGACGGCGGCGCCGCCCGCCGCTTCCAGCTGGAGATCGAGGCCGGCATGGTCGGCGTCAACGTCCCGATCCCGGTGCCGGTGGGCTACCACTCCTTCGGTGGCTGGAAGGACTCGCTCTTCGGCGACCACCACATCTACGGCAACGACGGCATCCACTTCTACACCCGCGGCAAGGTCGTCACGACCCGCTGGCCGGACCCCTCCGAGGGCCACCTCGGCGTGGACCTGGGCTTCCCCCGCAACCACTGA
- a CDS encoding WxL protein peptidoglycan domain-containing protein gives MRTRARTRIRSRIRTLLYGLLLGLLSGGAGLLPPTVASAADNGTWGVFPTPAAGAAMTDRAYFFHQGAAGSTLGDSVTIVNSSDKELTFQVFATDAVNTPAGGAFALLPVETKPKDVGAWVTLAPETASTVTVPAKGRKDIPFTVKVPADATPGDHVGGIVALGTAVEGVQQEGKVQVGVKRSVGARLYFRVPGPVTAGLSVEDVRVSRSAPLLPWVRDARATVSYALVNRGNVVVEPRVAVSAEGLFGRQVLDRPARELKLSLLPGQRIELTEPWPDAPQSDWVTVKVTAGAAAHPDLVSESGTEFVAVPWPAVGLLLVLAGAGATVWALRRRRRAAPEQPQSVPDVAGTH, from the coding sequence ATGCGCACCCGCGCCCGCACCCGCATTCGTAGCCGTATCCGCACCCTCCTGTACGGTCTGCTCCTCGGCCTGCTGTCCGGCGGCGCGGGCCTGCTGCCGCCCACCGTGGCGAGCGCCGCGGACAACGGCACGTGGGGGGTCTTCCCGACGCCGGCGGCCGGGGCGGCGATGACCGACCGCGCGTACTTCTTCCATCAGGGCGCGGCCGGGAGCACGCTCGGCGACAGCGTGACGATCGTGAACTCCTCCGACAAGGAGCTGACGTTCCAGGTCTTCGCCACCGACGCCGTGAACACCCCGGCGGGCGGCGCCTTCGCGCTGCTGCCGGTCGAGACGAAGCCGAAGGACGTCGGCGCGTGGGTCACGCTGGCACCGGAGACCGCGAGCACCGTCACCGTGCCCGCCAAGGGCCGCAAGGACATCCCGTTCACCGTGAAGGTCCCGGCGGACGCGACGCCCGGTGACCACGTCGGCGGGATCGTCGCCCTCGGCACCGCCGTGGAGGGCGTACAGCAGGAGGGCAAGGTCCAGGTCGGGGTGAAGCGCTCGGTGGGTGCCCGGCTGTACTTCCGGGTGCCGGGGCCCGTCACGGCGGGGCTGAGCGTGGAGGACGTGCGGGTCAGCCGCTCGGCGCCGCTGCTGCCCTGGGTGCGCGACGCCCGCGCCACCGTCTCGTACGCGCTCGTCAACCGGGGCAACGTGGTCGTCGAGCCCCGGGTGGCGGTGTCCGCGGAGGGATTGTTCGGGCGCCAGGTGCTGGACCGGCCCGCCCGAGAGCTGAAGCTGAGCCTGCTGCCGGGTCAGCGGATCGAGCTGACGGAACCGTGGCCGGACGCCCCCCAGTCGGACTGGGTGACCGTCAAGGTCACGGCGGGCGCGGCGGCCCACCCCGATCTGGTCTCGGAGTCCGGGACCGAGTTCGTCGCCGTCCCCTGGCCGGCCGTGGGCCTGCTCCTGGTACTGGCGGGCGCGGGCGCCACGGTGTGGGCGCTGCGCCGCCGGCGCCGCGCGGCGCCCGAACAGCCGCAGTCCGTACCGGACGTGGCCGGAACGCACTGA
- a CDS encoding S8 family peptidase, translated as MTAFAALLPAAALLAAATTATAPVTGAPAALRSATASYVVVLKDTTSRAPTRVLAAEAADAGDEVGAVYDAALNGFAVRTTAGRAAALAADPRVASVEPDARFHTTDATDTPDTPGAPGAPEPQVLRQAPAPWSLDRIDQRELPLDGSYTYPGRAEGVTVYVVDTGINTGHLEFGGRARTGYNAVFLGSSRDCSGHGTHVAATVGGATYGVAKGVSLVGVKVADCRGDARLSAILKGLDWVVKDAAKAPATPAVANLSIGGTRSRALDTAVIRAVASGITVTAAAGNDGRDACGGSPAAVPQAITVGATDAQDRRAPFSDHGRCVDLSAPGVGITSAWKDSATATARASGTSMAAPHVAGVAALILARGTARTPARVSQELLHSAVPDRIAQLPAGTPNLLLHTPTAR; from the coding sequence ATGACCGCATTCGCCGCACTGCTCCCCGCCGCCGCCCTTCTCGCGGCGGCCACCACCGCCACCGCTCCCGTCACGGGCGCCCCTGCGGCTCTCCGCTCCGCCACCGCCTCCTACGTCGTCGTTCTCAAGGACACCACCTCGCGCGCGCCGACCCGCGTCCTGGCCGCCGAGGCCGCGGACGCGGGCGACGAGGTCGGAGCCGTCTACGACGCCGCCCTGAACGGCTTCGCCGTCCGCACGACGGCCGGCCGGGCCGCCGCCCTGGCCGCCGACCCCCGGGTGGCCTCCGTGGAACCGGACGCGAGGTTCCACACCACCGACGCCACCGACACCCCTGACACCCCCGGAGCTCCCGGAGCCCCCGAACCGCAAGTGCTGCGGCAGGCTCCCGCCCCCTGGTCCCTGGACCGGATCGACCAGCGCGAACTCCCGCTCGACGGCTCGTACACGTACCCCGGCAGGGCCGAGGGCGTCACCGTCTACGTCGTCGACACCGGCATCAACACCGGCCACCTGGAATTCGGCGGCCGGGCCCGCACGGGCTACAACGCGGTGTTCCTCGGCAGCTCCCGCGACTGCAGCGGCCACGGCACGCACGTCGCGGCGACCGTGGGCGGGGCGACGTACGGGGTGGCCAAGGGGGTCTCGCTGGTCGGGGTGAAGGTGGCCGACTGCCGTGGTGACGCTCGCCTGTCGGCGATCCTCAAGGGTCTCGACTGGGTGGTGAAGGACGCCGCCAAGGCCCCGGCCACCCCGGCCGTGGCCAACTTGAGCATCGGCGGCACCCGCAGCCGCGCCCTCGACACGGCCGTGATCCGGGCCGTGGCCTCCGGGATCACCGTCACCGCGGCCGCCGGCAACGACGGCAGGGACGCCTGCGGCGGATCCCCGGCCGCCGTGCCCCAGGCCATCACGGTCGGCGCGACCGACGCCCAGGACCGGCGGGCGCCGTTCTCCGACCACGGCCGCTGCGTGGACCTCTCGGCTCCGGGCGTGGGCATCACCTCGGCCTGGAAGGACTCCGCCACCGCCACGGCCCGCGCCTCCGGCACCTCGATGGCCGCCCCGCACGTGGCCGGGGTCGCCGCACTCATCCTGGCCCGCGGTACGGCACGCACCCCGGCGCGGGTGTCCCAGGAACTGCTGCACAGCGCCGTACCCGACCGGATCGCGCAGCTCCCGGCCGGCACCCCGAACCTGCTGCTCCACACCCCCACCGCGCGCTAG